The Amblyomma americanum isolate KBUSLIRL-KWMA chromosome 3, ASM5285725v1, whole genome shotgun sequence genome window below encodes:
- the LOC144122885 gene encoding dermonecrotic toxin StSicTox-betaIB1i-like isoform X1, with protein MSTVFETSGSMLQRTTMFVLLAYTVGNSTPGQIEGYLIDVQEPRSHQDPEHSSQVHDVARRPVYVIGHMANSIAYLDAFLAQGANAIEADLSFAANGSATKFFHGDPCESPLNCSAQEEVVHYLTYVRDTASAYASKYYGKMLLFIIDVKTDGAQGNLGSAGASLANNLIDHLWNGIEPKDMMNVSISCYFPEDVELIRSAYDTILRHQLAPVLLDHLGFAVTNGELSVIANIFHRLGIRRHVWQGFAFQNESWKEDNYSRYVRSVTTLRAHPASAENYADKVYVYTVDRAPPVRLLLRHRIDGVITNVPPVVLRVLADPGFTECCRLATSDDDPWKRIPCETPHQPPDHWPYLQFWNKSRSLV; from the exons GTTGGAAACAGTACGCCGGGTCAAATCGAAGGATACCTAATTGACGTTCAAGAACCCCGGAGTCACCAAGACCCAGAACATTCCAGCCAG GTGCACGACGTAGCCCGTCGACCCGTGTATGTGATCGGGCACATGGCTAACAGCATTGCCTATCTGGACGCATTCCTGGCCCAAGGGGCGAATGCCATCGAGGCCGACCTGTCCTTTGCCGCCAACGGCTCGGCGACCAAGTTCTTTCACGGTGACCCCTGCGAGTCGCCACTGAACTGCTCGGCCCAAGAGGAAGTCGTGCACTACCTGACCTACGTTAGGGACACAGCGAGCGCTT ATGCGTCCAAGTACTATGGCAAGATGCTCCTTTTCATCATCGACGTCAAAACTGACGGAGCTCAAGGAAATCTAGGATCAGCTGGTGCTAGCCTCGCAAACAACCTGATCGACCACCTCTGGAATGGTA ttgaacCAAAAGACATGATGAACGTGTCAATCTCGTGTTATTTTCCTGAAGACGTGGAACTGATTCGAAGTGCATATGATACAATTTTGCGGCATCAGTTGGCCCCGGTTCTTCTTGACCATCTGG GTTTTGCCGTCACCAACGGAGAGCTGTCAGTCATAGCAAATATCTTTCATCGACTTGGCATCAGACGTCATGTCTGGCAGGGATTCGCATTTCAGAATGAAAGCTGGAAGGAGGATAACTATTCAAGATATGTTCGCAGCGTCACCACCCTCAGAGCCCATCCCGCATCCGCGGAAAACTACGCGGACAAGGTCTATGTGTACACAGTCGACCGAGCACCTCCAGTACGACTGTTACTAAG GCACCGGATCGACGGAGTAATTACCAACGTTCCACCGGTGGTTCTGCGTGTGCTGGCCGATCCAGGATTCACCGAATGCTGCAGACTGGCCACAAGCGACGACGACCCTTGGAAGAGGATTCCCTGCGAAACACCACATCAACCCCCAGATCACTGGCCATATCTGCAATTTTGGAATAAATCTCGTAGTCTTGTGTGA
- the LOC144122885 gene encoding dermonecrotic toxin StSicTox-betaIB1i-like isoform X2: MSTVFETSGSMLQRTTMFVLLAYTVHDVARRPVYVIGHMANSIAYLDAFLAQGANAIEADLSFAANGSATKFFHGDPCESPLNCSAQEEVVHYLTYVRDTASAYASKYYGKMLLFIIDVKTDGAQGNLGSAGASLANNLIDHLWNGIEPKDMMNVSISCYFPEDVELIRSAYDTILRHQLAPVLLDHLGFAVTNGELSVIANIFHRLGIRRHVWQGFAFQNESWKEDNYSRYVRSVTTLRAHPASAENYADKVYVYTVDRAPPVRLLLRHRIDGVITNVPPVVLRVLADPGFTECCRLATSDDDPWKRIPCETPHQPPDHWPYLQFWNKSRSLV; the protein is encoded by the exons GTGCACGACGTAGCCCGTCGACCCGTGTATGTGATCGGGCACATGGCTAACAGCATTGCCTATCTGGACGCATTCCTGGCCCAAGGGGCGAATGCCATCGAGGCCGACCTGTCCTTTGCCGCCAACGGCTCGGCGACCAAGTTCTTTCACGGTGACCCCTGCGAGTCGCCACTGAACTGCTCGGCCCAAGAGGAAGTCGTGCACTACCTGACCTACGTTAGGGACACAGCGAGCGCTT ATGCGTCCAAGTACTATGGCAAGATGCTCCTTTTCATCATCGACGTCAAAACTGACGGAGCTCAAGGAAATCTAGGATCAGCTGGTGCTAGCCTCGCAAACAACCTGATCGACCACCTCTGGAATGGTA ttgaacCAAAAGACATGATGAACGTGTCAATCTCGTGTTATTTTCCTGAAGACGTGGAACTGATTCGAAGTGCATATGATACAATTTTGCGGCATCAGTTGGCCCCGGTTCTTCTTGACCATCTGG GTTTTGCCGTCACCAACGGAGAGCTGTCAGTCATAGCAAATATCTTTCATCGACTTGGCATCAGACGTCATGTCTGGCAGGGATTCGCATTTCAGAATGAAAGCTGGAAGGAGGATAACTATTCAAGATATGTTCGCAGCGTCACCACCCTCAGAGCCCATCCCGCATCCGCGGAAAACTACGCGGACAAGGTCTATGTGTACACAGTCGACCGAGCACCTCCAGTACGACTGTTACTAAG GCACCGGATCGACGGAGTAATTACCAACGTTCCACCGGTGGTTCTGCGTGTGCTGGCCGATCCAGGATTCACCGAATGCTGCAGACTGGCCACAAGCGACGACGACCCTTGGAAGAGGATTCCCTGCGAAACACCACATCAACCCCCAGATCACTGGCCATATCTGCAATTTTGGAATAAATCTCGTAGTCTTGTGTGA